One Pyxicephalus adspersus chromosome 3, UCB_Pads_2.0, whole genome shotgun sequence genomic window carries:
- the TLR3 gene encoding toll-like receptor 3 produces the protein MKMPYCTWLYILLSLNAISLFPVCTAHRCKVIEEKADCSHLELFSIPPDLPVNITILDLSHNRLKQLPAANLSRYDQLEHLDVGYNTLHIYEPALCEQLPLLKILNLQHNEFTKILEKAFFFCTNLTELHLNSNGIREITGNPFINLQNLKKLDMSHNKMTSMTLGDTEQLIDLTELLFSHNLINELKKEALAFLGNNSVQKLDLSSNPIREIYPGCFQPLNNLNTLIMANMTLGPNLTERLCTELAATKVKTLILLNSQLSKIHNGTFKGLASTPLAFLDISKNSLIQIDDDSFIYLNSLTFLNLEENQVSHLSSRAFKGLSSLKSLNLQKFFSSFKDPKIDDMSFKSLQNLENLNMERNKNIDFTEFTFTGLTSLKDLSLSECSFKTFTNRTFLSLSKSPLLFLNLTKTSISSLEYGVFSSLQQLQILDLGLNRIQQNLNGYEFIGLHNIKMIYLSYNNHLALTSTSFCFVPTLEKLNLRKTALTFKAESRSPFSNLKNLTLLDLGNNNIANMGEDFFADLHNLRILNLQHNNLARLWKKANPGGPVLFLKGLQNLEILDLLSNGFDEIPTNAFKGLSKLNFLNLGENNLYLLPPSLFEDQNSLESLDLHKNLITSVEPNTFKNVFKNLQILNLGQNPFDCTCESIAWFSNWLNTTNITVLGQDTQYVCNTPNNYHGIFVQKFDSAPCKDTAPFKAFFIFTFSITSCLLFLVLFLHFQSWRIQFYWNVVVNTILGFRVIDPGDQTFDYDAYIIHANKDNEWVDRYLLPLEEDTTCQLNFCFEERDFDAGLPIPTLIVNSIRRSRKIIFVISNHLLMDKWCKRFKIYQAIQQAIEQSRDSIILLFIEDIPDYKLNHSINLRRGMFKSRCILQWPAHKERLNAFRQKLKIALGSTNVVN, from the exons atgaaaatgccatATTGTACCTGGCTATATATATTATTGTCCTTGAATGCAATAAGTCTATTCCCTGTCTGTACTGCACATCGCTGCAAGGTAATTGAAGAAAAAGCTGACTGCAGCCATTTGGAGTTGTTCTCAATACCTCCCGACCTCCCtgttaatattacaattttagaTCTGTCCCACAATCGCCTAAAACAATTACCTGCAGCCAATCTCTCCAGATATGATCAGCTTGAACATCTGGATGTTGGCTATAACACTCTGCATATCTATGAGCCAGCATTATGTGAACAGCTGCCTTTGCTGAAAATTCTCAACCTACAGCATAATGAGTTTACCAAGATTTTAGAGAAAGCCTTCTTCTTCTGCACAAACCTTACTGAATTACACCTGAATTCCAATGGAATAAGAGAAATCACTGGAAACCCCTTTATTAACctgcag aatttaaaaaagcttGATATGTCTCACAACAAGATGACATCTATGACCTTAGGAGATACAGAACAGTTAATAGATCTTACAGAACTTTTATTTTCTCATAACTTAATCAATGAACTAAAGAAAGAAGCTTTGGCATTTCTTGGAAACAACTCTGTACAGAAGCTTGATCTCTCATCTAATCCCATCCGAGAG ATTTATCCAGGGTGTTTTCAACCACTGAATAACCTAAACACACTTATAATGGCTAATATGACACTTGGTCCTAATTTGACAGAACGACTTTGCACAGAACTGGCTGCAACAAAGGTTAAAACTCTCATTCTACTCAATTCTCAACTATCAAAGATACACAATGGGACTTTTAAAGGCCTTGCTTCAACACCTCTTGCTTTTCTGGatatatcaaagaacagcttaaTCCAAATTGATGATGACTCCTTCATTTATCTGAACTCTTTAACATTTCTCAACCTGGAGGAAAATCAAGTCAGTCATTTAAGCTCACGGGCATTTAAAGGGTTGTCAAGTCTTAAATCCTTGAACTTACAGAAGTTTTTTAGTAGTTTTAAAGACCCAAAAATTGATGACATGTCCTTTAAGTCGCTCCAAAACCTTGAGAACCTGAatatggaaagaaataaaaatatcgaCTTTACAGAATTCACATTTACAGGTTTGACAAGTTTGAAAGATTTGAGTTTGAGTGAATGCTCATTTAAGACATTTACCAACAGGACATTTTTATCACTCTCAAAATCTCCATTATTGTTTCTGAATCTTACAAAGACCAGCATATCTTCACTGGAATATGGGGTATTTTCTTCTCTGCAACAACTTCAGATACTTGATTTAGGTCTAAATAGGATCCAGCAAAACCTAAATGGCTATGAGTTTATAGGTCTTCAcaacattaaaatgatttatctTTCTTACAATAATCATTTAGCCTTAACAAGcacttcattttgttttgttccaaCCCTTGAAAAGCTGAACCTTAGAAAAACAGCATTGACATTTAAAGCCGAGAGCAGATCTCCCTTCTCAAACTTAAAGAACCTCACACTTTTGGATCTTGGGAACAATAATATTGCTAACATGGGAGAAGATTTTTTTGCTGATCTTCATAACCTTCGAATTCTCAATCTACAACATAACAACCTTGCTCGTCTATGGAAAAAAGCTAATCCTGGAGGACCTGTTTTGTTTCTGAAAGGTCTTCAAAACTTGGAAATACTTGACTTACTGTCCAATGGGTTTGATGAGATTCCCACAAATGCTTTCAAAGGACTTTCTAAGTTGAACTTCCTGAATTTGGGAGAAAATAATCTCTATTTACTGCCACCATCTCTATTTGAAGATCAAAACTCACTTGAGTCACTGGATCTTCATAAAAACCTGATTACATCAGTTGAGCCaaatacattcaaaaatgttttcaaaaacctTCAAATTTTAAATCTGGGTCAAAACCCCTTTGACTGTACCTGCGAAAGCATAGCATGGTTTTCCAACTGGCTCAATACAACAAACATAACTGTTTTAGGACAGGACACCCAATATGTTTGTAATACACCTAATAACTACCATGGCATTTTTGTGCAGAAATTTGATAGTGCTCCCTGTAAGGACACTGCtccttttaaagcattttttatatttaccttctCTATTACAAGCTGCTTACTGTTTTTGGTATTGTTCCTACATTTTCAAAGCTGGAGAATACAGTTTTACTGGAATGTTGTGGTCAACACAATTCTTGGTTTTAGAGTAATTGATCCAGGTGACCAAACTTTTGATTATGACGCCTATATCATTCACGCCAACAAAGACAATGAGTGGGTTGACAGATATCTGCTTCCACTTGAAGAAGATACTACTTGTCAGCTTAACTTTTGCTTTGAGGAAAGGGACTTTGATGCTGGTTTACCAATTCCAACATTAATAGTCAACAGCATCAGAAGaagcagaaaaattatttttgttatatctaaccaTTTGTTGATGGACAAATGGTGTAAACG GTTCAAGATATATCAGGCTATCCAGCAAGCCATTGAGCAGAGTCGTGATTCCATCATTCTTTTGTTTATTGAAGATATTCCAGATTACAAATTAAATCACAGTATAAACCTGAGAAGAGGGATGTTCAAGTCCCGCTGCATTCTACAATGGCCCGCTCACAAGGAAAGACTTAATGCTTTCAGACAAAAACTTAAGATTGCTTTGGGATCAACTAATGTGGTGAATTGA